ATGACTTATTAGAGCATGATGATCTAAAAAATTTAGATGCCATCAAAGGATAAATAACCAAGATGCGAAAGACTAGCATTATTTGGAGAAAATGAGGGAAAAGAGAACccacaaaaaagaaaataaactaACCAGTGTCCAGTGCAGAAAAACAGGCACACAGCTAACAGGCTCCATTGTGTTACACTAAGAGGGTCAATATTTACATTTCTGGTGCCTTCATTGTTAGCATTGTGGTCCAGCTTGACTATGCAATAGCCTGTAATAATACTTTCACAAACTATTTCATTTGAATTTACCACGGATGTAGCACTTAACATATTATATAGTAACGCAGATCCTATcaaataattacataatacaAGTACAGAAAAGGTTACCTCCAAATATGGCTGCTATAGAAACTACAGGCCCTTGTTTACCCAAAAGCATGATGATCGTCGAACTACATGTAGATAACAATGCCACAGCTTTAGTAATAAAGCTTTTTGAGGAGTAAAGGGATCCCTCTTTGGAAGACTGCCGACATATTAGTAACAGTAATTGTGTGAATCCCAATGCATAAACCATTTGAGGAATCAAATTTCGTCCAATGCCTTTGAATACCCAAGCTAGACCGCACAGATTACTTTCTGAAGCCCAATGAACTGCTATGAGCATATAACTTAATATAGTTGCCCTGATAACATATTTCCATAGTCCCTCAGAAATGCTACTACTTAAAGTCTTATACAAGAAGATTGCTAATAACATCAAGCAAATGACTGGCACCACATCTGTTACAAATGACAAAACTGGAAGACCAAAGGCAATCCTGGGCATCCATGAGgggaaaatgtttaaaaaatcaaaatcgGGAGTTTGCTTTGATAATCCTACTTCAATTGTAAACCTGCCAATAATGAttacaagaagaaaaacaaacacCTGCAAAGAACCTTAAAAATCAGAATTACACGCAACTTTTGAACttttttcctaagaaaacaaaaaatggTACTTAGACTTCAGGTGAAATAAAGATTAAAAACCTTTTTAAGACTACTTTGAAAGGTAATTTTTAATCAATACTTACTTGCAATATCAGTTTTTTCTTTAGTACTGAATTTCTTAACTTAGCAACTGCACTTGTGGCCAAAAGAAAGCATGCCACTTTTCCCTCTTCCACTGATCAGAAATTAAGAGAATCACCCATTCAATACCCATACAAATAAACACAGAAACAAATGAAACATATTGCAAGCATCAATATTATACTTTGACAAAACAACCATACATCAACTTATAAAAGTTGGAACTTACAGATATAACTATTCGAGAAGAAGCTGAAAGCACGTATTGCAACCATAAAACAAGCACAAAACAGCCCGAAGGAAATTCCGGAATCTTGTGATGGTGAAAAAGAAAtgccatttttctttttcacctCTGTGAGAGCAAGCATATGAATGAAAATCGATAATAGCATAATGCCAAAACCAACAGCCATTGTCTTTAAATTAAATTCAGTCCACTTGGAGCGTGCTAGCTCTTTAACACTTGATAGGAAATTAGAATATGCATCAATCTGGCTCTTAAGAGCAGGCAATACTGTATTGCAGCTTTCATTTTTGTTAACAAAAAAATTCTTCGTATATGACCATTTCTCCACTGCTTTAGCATGAAGGTCTGCAACATGGAACAGGTCTTCACCAGAGAATCCAATAACAGAAGAAGCAGAATAAATGTCCATATACCTTTTCACCTTAAACAAAAAGAATACATCAGCCACTGCTTTTCCTAATCAAAACTAGGATAGCCGAAACACAACACACATCTAAAAACAGAACAAAACAGCGGAGACAAATAAAGTGATGTATGTAGATAACTAGTGCAAAATAATGAAGCAAATACCTGCAAAGAATTTtagctaaaaataaaataaatacctgCCAAGAGTTGATACAGAGAGCGTTGACGTAATGCCACATCCATTCTCCTAATTCAGACTGATACTCACAGAATTCTACATCTCCATTAAAACTCCTTCCTCCCGCCCCTAAAGCATATAAATCTAGATTTACATGCCCAATGCTGAAAAGAAATCAGCATTACAAACAAAGTAGAAGATAAAAATAAGAAATCAAAGCCCAAAGTttagtgaaaatttaaaaaacacgCACGAACAGAAGTAAATATGACAAGGTAATTACACTACACCTTCCAAAAGGAAAGGGGATACCAAGCAGAGCAGAAACTGTCACTGCAAAGTCAAGCTGCAAACAAGACTTGAATTAAGTATGAATCTCACAGGAACTAATACTGCAAATCATTCCACACTTTGCCTTAACAAACTAACATCCTCACCTGTTGGACGGAATTGATACACAAATTCTTCTCATCCTGAggttaaaatttgaaaaacaaatatTATTTAGAAGAAAAATAATGGAGCCATTTTAATATTGTGAAAATTTCAGGAATAAAAAGTCAAAAGGAAAAACTATTACAAGAGATAGTTCCAACAccttataaaatcagaaaacaTAAACTTCCAGAAATCTTTAGGTAGTGTTTGGTTCACAAATGGGAGTAGGAATGGAATTGCTATTCTTAAAGGGGGGTCATTCAAGTGTTTGGTTTCCTTATTATGATTGGAAAACTCATTCCGATAGGAATTGTAATTCATGTAAACTAAGGAATAGCTTTCCTAAAtaaaatgagttgaaaacgcatTCCATactaactaaaaatatattgattAAAATTATAATGATACGTTGAAGCATATATGTACATTTAATATTACAATATATGTGAGAGGACTAAATTATATGAATGATATTATgttatacttaaatatttaatataaaatagataatcAGCTacttatatgtataattttattgttatttttttaataattagatctaataaaatacaattttattattatttatatgtttaatttgtACAATAATGATAATTTGATAAAACAAAAACCATTTTTAAAAGAGTAAGGACAATTTGATCAACATAATAGAAACTCCATTCCATTCCATACATACCAAACATAATAATTCCATACATACCAAACATAATAATTCTTATTCAGTTGTTGATTCCATAGTCTttaccaaacaaaagaatagaaatttcattccattcctattcctgtAACCATTCCCATTATCCCAttccattttttattttgtaaccaaacgccaccttagaaTTAATTATTGATGACATCTACATCCTCCTCCTAAATCATTAATATTTACATCCTCCTCCTAAATcattaatatttcttttttccaaTAAAGCCAAATTCAACAAAGCCACTATAGTCTTTATTGCCAACCATAAAGAACtccatattaaataaaattgtggaagaTCTAGAAAAGCAATCAAAATGGGCTCAAATTCTACAATCACTATCACAACTTGTAGAAAAGAGCAATGGATTTCATAATCTAAGAGGAAAGCAATATTCTTTGCAAGGAGATAAAATGAATACAGGTGACTAACTTTCTGTAGAGGTTTATACTGGGTACTTTCCTACTTCTATCTATTAAGGCATCAGCCCTACTGTGACATAACTCCTTAAACTATCCAGATTCAGTCGGACactaatttttttacatttctcTTGTCCATTTTCTATGAATTGTCTTTTCTGTCCCTTTTCCACTCCTTAATCAGGGAGTAAAAAGACAAGATCGGCAAAACAAAATGGCTGAGCGAATTGATTTTCAAATCAGGCTTACCAGTACAAATGTATTCATAATAGAAGCAAGCATTACCGATTTGAGTTCACAAGAAGAAGTACTAGATGTGGATGGTATAGAAGCCGGAGGCTTCTTAAAGCTCATGGCAAAGATTGATGTTTCCACCTGCTTGACCCCAAGTTCGCATTAATATACTGTACTTCAGaatataagaagaaaaaaaaaaagtgaaagagAAACATACTTCTTCAGGAGTACCCCCTCCATGATCTCCATTTAGGGTCTGTCCATGATCACCCATCACAAACAGAAGAGTATTCTCGTGTAGTCCACCAGGTTCAGACTCATTCTTCAGCACTTCAATTACTTTCTGAAGAAACTACATGGTCATATTCTAGACAATGATTGATAAAGAAAAGCATTGTACAATGAGATACCAACTATTCAGAAAGGTTAGTAGGACAGCATATGAGACAAGTCTTATGATAATGTAAGAAACTGAAAACTAGTGCATATAGGTAAAAACCACATATTAGGGTTCAAGGCAAGAAGTCCACATGTAAAACCCCATGCTTTGACAGCAGGCTAATTCAAAGTACTGTCCCACGTATTAGGGTTCACCaatgtttttttcttttcatttcttTTAATAGAAAGAAAAAGGAAGGAGGATATATTACTACAAGTTTgaaaaaacaaactaaaatgTTTACAACAAGAAACTCCTATACAACATGTTGGTGCTTAATTTCGTTAAAATCTATATAGAAAAGCAAAGGGTGGAAATGTGAAACACCAGTCGATGTTGTGCTTTTATGTTAGACTCTTCCCTCAAGTTTTAGTCAAGCACAAGGGCTATCATTCAGTTATTTTTTGAGGGATATATTAGAATGTTATTTTAGCTATTGTCCCAAGATAAGACGGAGAGGAGTGCTTGTAAGCGAGAGTCCTTAGTTGAAAAATCTCTTTAGTTAGAGAGAGTGGAAACACAGAGAGAATGTATAATTCTCAAGCATAAGCCAGTGGCTTGCCTTAGGGGGAGGGGAATGTCGTCCCTTCTATAGGAAAACGTTAAGAGTGTCTCTAGAAAGAAGCCTCAGCTATTGATCTGATCATAGGATAAGATAGTCTATAAGCCTACATGAGACATCATTATCAGGAGATAGAGAAGGTGTTCCTTTTGATGCTAGGAAAGTGGGGTGTTACCTTCAGCAAAATAACTAATGGTGGTTGGACATATGGCATGCTTTCCCAACTTGCGTGCACGACAAACATCCCTCTCACAAGTCAATTTCCTATGCTTAGTTTCAAGGCCCAGTGGCCATCTCATAGGGTCTGAATAAACAGAGAGATTGAAAAAGGAAAAGCTTGAAATTACTTTCTATTTCTTATGTCATTTCCTTGAACGTAGAAGCTATTGTATATAAACATATACACAAATACTAGGATCAAGCCAATATCGTGATCTCATAAACTTAGTAATTAAAATCGAACAAAACATAAATAATGAAATACAAGCAAATCAGAGTTCACAATTGTAAACCAATCTCCCCCTTAAGCAGGGTTGTAGATATCAATAATACACAACTTGGATCTTTGTAAACTATGTTTTGTTATTTGCTTCAAACTGTATAGTTTAGCTTCCCCcattatttatacaaaaaagtttctttgttcttttttcttttctttttttttttcttttttcttttttcttttttttttttttgaaaagagacATAGACCAAACTTGACCTCCTCCAAAATTTATTAGGGAGCCTCACTTATGGCCGAGGAAAACCATGATAACAATATTGATgttttaataataaagctcaaaaCAGAAAAAGCTTAGAGCATACAAAGACGTTTCtttataaaaaactttaaaaaaaataataaaatcatgTATGtgttcaaggaactcacccgtAGAACAACATTGTATTGCTCTAATTTGTCAATCATTTGTACGGATTCAACCCCATAAATATGTCCAGCGTGATCCTAGCCACAGAACCAAACAATTAATATGCTCAATAATAGCCTACATCATTGAAGGTTTGTTGGATAAGTATGTTGAGGTGATTTACTTGCAGTTTGTTCATTTATCATTTCTTGCTCTAGGTacgtgaaggaattttattaacCTAAACAAGATTTTAGAAGTCCTATTTAAGGGGTtaaaaacaataagaaaaagCAAAACACGTGAGACCAACAAAGTgcaaacaataatttaaaattttggatATAATTGGGTGAGTGACCCTAACAAAGTCTGCCAATAAGATCCTCCAAAGGAAAGATAAGTAATCATCTTTTGACTTGAAATGAAAGCATGTAATGTAATTCTAAGTTTAATGAGAAAGCAAGACATCCATACCACACCAAGAAAATGAGCAATAAGAACATCCCAGTCTTCTTGATACAATGACGGAAGAAGGTGATCTATGCATCCATTATCTACCTGATAGGGCATAGTAAATTTAAAGTATACACATAAAAGCAGTTTTGGTAAGTAATCAATAACTGGAGTAACCAATAAAAAATGAACTTGAAACTCATTCATACACAAACAAAGCAGTAATACGTACCGTATGTAGATCTTTAACATTAAATGAGGGGAAAGGATGAGATTTTTCAAAATGATGAGGAAACAACTGCATCCATGTATCATCCCCCATCATTGTGACTCGTTTTCCATTTTGAACTAGCTAAGAGGAGATAAAACATCGGTAAAAAGCACATCAAGAAATTAAACCTCTCAAGTTCAAATTATATGTACATGTATGTATCTGATGCAAGAATTTAGGAGCAAATAGATAAAAACAcgaacagaaaattaaaaaaaaaaatacacacttGATGAATTAAATTGTCTTCAATAATTGCAGGAGCACCAAAGCTATTCCCAACATCGATAAAGGTTGGTAGCCCACCAGTGGTTAAACCCTGAAAGCATTACAGTGAGAAAAATATGATCATGATAAAGTGATGATCTTCCACCAGCTTCATACTGAACTTACCATAACTAGAACAGGATATAATCCAAATCGGAAACTGAAAATTTTGCAATGATAAACCATCAATAGAAAGGTTGAAAGTGGTTAAGTAAAACCTTACACGAAGATGAGTAAAGGGATTTCGTGTCAAACATTAAAAGAAAGCATAGAACCACTGACCTTCAAACGCTGCAAACTAGTAGTTGGCGGGTCGGCAATGGCTTTAAAGATTCTAGCCGATGACGGGTTTTGAGATGCCAGTTCTTGTAACACTTGTAATTTGTCCATCCATGGTTTCGATTCTGACACCAATTTAAAATTATCGTCGGTATGTAAAGAGTTTTCTGGAACATAATTAACTATTCCTAATCGTTTATTTCGACATGCTAACCTTGAAAGAAGGTACTCGGAGCAACAAAATCAAATCTGAGATTGAaacatacatttatatataaatatatatatatatatgtaaaaattaaaaaataaaaaataaagaagaagaagaacggAATAGGGATTAACCTGAGGGCATCGAGAACAATAATGATTACTCGGGTAACAGCAGGCTTGGTCCAACAATGGTGATGCGTTTGATTGAGATTAGCATCATCAATGTGAGAAGTGAAAAAGCAAGGGGATTGGGTAACGTC
This Cannabis sativa cultivar Pink pepper isolate KNU-18-1 chromosome 6, ASM2916894v1, whole genome shotgun sequence DNA region includes the following protein-coding sequences:
- the LOC115725084 gene encoding uncharacterized protein LOC115725084 isoform X4, with amino-acid sequence MMGDDTWMQLFPHHFEKSHPFPSFNVKDLHTVDNGCIDHLLPSLYQEDWDVLIAHFLGVDHAGHIYGVESVQMIDKLEQYNVVLRKVIEVLKNESEPGGLHENTLLFVMGDHGQTLNGDHGGGTPEEVETSIFAMSFKKPPASIPSTSSTSSCELKSDEKNLCINSVQQLDFAVTVSALLGIPFPFGSIGHVNLDLYALGAGGRSFNGDVEFCEYQSELGEWMWHYVNALCINSWQVKRYMDIYSASSVIGFSGEDLFHVADLHAKAVEKWSYTKNFFVNKNESCNTVLPALKSQIDAYSNFLSSVKELARSKWTEFNLKTMAVGFGIMLLSIFIHMLALTEVKKKNGISFSPSQDSGISFGLFCACFMVAIRAFSFFSNSYILEEGKVACFLLATSAVAKLRNSVLKKKLILQVFVFLLVIIIGRFTIEVGLSKQTPDFDFLNIFPSWMPRIAFGLPVLSFVTDVVPVICLMLLAIFLYKTLSSSISEGLWKYVIRATILSYMLIAVHWASESNLCGLAWVFKGIGRNLIPQMVYALGFTQLLLLICRQSSKEGSLYSSKSFITKAVALLSTCSSTIIMLLGKQGPVVSIAAIFGGYCIVKLDHNANNEGTRNVNIDPLSVTQWSLLAVCLFFCTGHWCAFDGLRYGAAFIGFDDFILIRQAILLTIDTFGLSLILPIFGLPFLVGCNHSTSLTGEGKNAIFASLSLVYLMYGLIMATTVTVTMICVTIHRRHLMVWGLFAPKFVFDVVGLLLTDILICLASLYYFGKNCRQQDHTTENLSVS
- the LOC115725084 gene encoding uncharacterized protein LOC115725084 isoform X2: MGVGWRWLGTIWVYWMILGLHLLAILFFTKGFLLTRTELPYYSNCSDVTQSPCFFTSHIDDANLNQTHHHCWTKPAVTRVIIIVLDALRFDFVAPSTFFQESKPWMDKLQVLQELASQNPSSARIFKAIADPPTTSLQRLKGLTTGGLPTFIDVGNSFGAPAIIEDNLIHQLVQNGKRVTMMGDDTWMQLFPHHFEKSHPFPSFNVKDLHTVDNGCIDHLLPSLYQEDWDVLIAHFLGVDHAGHIYGVESVQMIDKLEQYNVVLRKVIEVLKNESEPGGLHENTLLFVMGDHGQTLNGDHGGGTPEEVETSIFAMSFKKPPASIPSTSSTSSCELKSDEKNLCINSVQQLDFAVTVSALLGIPFPFGSIGHVNLDLYALGAGGRSFNGDVEFCEYQSELGEWMWHYVNALCINSWQVKRYMDIYSASSVIGFSGEDLFHVADLHAKAVEKWSYTKNFFVNKNESCNTVLPALKSQIDAYSNFLSSVKELARSKWTEFNLKTMAVGFGIMLLSIFIHMLALTEVKKKNGISFSPSQDSGISFGLFCACFMVAIRAFSFFSNSYILEEGKVACFLLATSAVAKLRNSVLKKKLILQVFVFLLVIIIGRFTIEVGLSKQTPDFDFLNIFPSWMPRIAFGLPVLSFVTDVVPVICLMLLAIFLYKTLSSSISEGLWKYVIRATILSYMLIAVHWASESNLCGLAWVFKGIGRNLIPQMVYALGFTQLLLLICRQSSKEGSLYSSKSFITKAVALLSTCSSTIIMLLGKQGPVVSIAAIFGGYCIVKLDHNANNEGTRNVNIDPLSVTQWSLLAVCLFFCTGHWCAFDGLRYGAAFIGFDDFILIRQAILLTIDTFGLSLILPIFGLPFLVGCNHSTSLTGEGKNAIFASLSLVYLMYGLIMATTVTVTMICVTIHRRHLMVWGLFAPKFVFDVVGLLLTDILICLASLYYFGKNCRQQDHTTENLSVS
- the LOC115725084 gene encoding uncharacterized protein LOC115725084 isoform X1, yielding MGVGWRWLGTIWVYWMILGLHLLAILFFTKGFLLTRTELPYYSNCSDVTQSPCFFTSHIDDANLNQTHHHCWTKPAVTRVIIIVLDALRLACRNKRLGIVNYVPENSLHTDDNFKLVSESKPWMDKLQVLQELASQNPSSARIFKAIADPPTTSLQRLKGLTTGGLPTFIDVGNSFGAPAIIEDNLIHQLVQNGKRVTMMGDDTWMQLFPHHFEKSHPFPSFNVKDLHTVDNGCIDHLLPSLYQEDWDVLIAHFLGVDHAGHIYGVESVQMIDKLEQYNVVLRKVIEVLKNESEPGGLHENTLLFVMGDHGQTLNGDHGGGTPEEVETSIFAMSFKKPPASIPSTSSTSSCELKSDEKNLCINSVQQLDFAVTVSALLGIPFPFGSIGHVNLDLYALGAGGRSFNGDVEFCEYQSELGEWMWHYVNALCINSWQVKRYMDIYSASSVIGFSGEDLFHVADLHAKAVEKWSYTKNFFVNKNESCNTVLPALKSQIDAYSNFLSSVKELARSKWTEFNLKTMAVGFGIMLLSIFIHMLALTEVKKKNGISFSPSQDSGISFGLFCACFMVAIRAFSFFSNSYILEEGKVACFLLATSAVAKLRNSVLKKKLILQVFVFLLVIIIGRFTIEVGLSKQTPDFDFLNIFPSWMPRIAFGLPVLSFVTDVVPVICLMLLAIFLYKTLSSSISEGLWKYVIRATILSYMLIAVHWASESNLCGLAWVFKGIGRNLIPQMVYALGFTQLLLLICRQSSKEGSLYSSKSFITKAVALLSTCSSTIIMLLGKQGPVVSIAAIFGGYCIVKLDHNANNEGTRNVNIDPLSVTQWSLLAVCLFFCTGHWCAFDGLRYGAAFIGFDDFILIRQAILLTIDTFGLSLILPIFGLPFLVGCNHSTSLTGEGKNAIFASLSLVYLMYGLIMATTVTVTMICVTIHRRHLMVWGLFAPKFVFDVVGLLLTDILICLASLYYFGKNCRQQDHTTENLSVS
- the LOC115725084 gene encoding uncharacterized protein LOC115725084 isoform X3, yielding MPSESKPWMDKLQVLQELASQNPSSARIFKAIADPPTTSLQRLKGLTTGGLPTFIDVGNSFGAPAIIEDNLIHQLVQNGKRVTMMGDDTWMQLFPHHFEKSHPFPSFNVKDLHTVDNGCIDHLLPSLYQEDWDVLIAHFLGVDHAGHIYGVESVQMIDKLEQYNVVLRKVIEVLKNESEPGGLHENTLLFVMGDHGQTLNGDHGGGTPEEVETSIFAMSFKKPPASIPSTSSTSSCELKSDEKNLCINSVQQLDFAVTVSALLGIPFPFGSIGHVNLDLYALGAGGRSFNGDVEFCEYQSELGEWMWHYVNALCINSWQVKRYMDIYSASSVIGFSGEDLFHVADLHAKAVEKWSYTKNFFVNKNESCNTVLPALKSQIDAYSNFLSSVKELARSKWTEFNLKTMAVGFGIMLLSIFIHMLALTEVKKKNGISFSPSQDSGISFGLFCACFMVAIRAFSFFSNSYILEEGKVACFLLATSAVAKLRNSVLKKKLILQVFVFLLVIIIGRFTIEVGLSKQTPDFDFLNIFPSWMPRIAFGLPVLSFVTDVVPVICLMLLAIFLYKTLSSSISEGLWKYVIRATILSYMLIAVHWASESNLCGLAWVFKGIGRNLIPQMVYALGFTQLLLLICRQSSKEGSLYSSKSFITKAVALLSTCSSTIIMLLGKQGPVVSIAAIFGGYCIVKLDHNANNEGTRNVNIDPLSVTQWSLLAVCLFFCTGHWCAFDGLRYGAAFIGFDDFILIRQAILLTIDTFGLSLILPIFGLPFLVGCNHSTSLTGEGKNAIFASLSLVYLMYGLIMATTVTVTMICVTIHRRHLMVWGLFAPKFVFDVVGLLLTDILICLASLYYFGKNCRQQDHTTENLSVS